The following DNA comes from Variovorax sp. J2L1-78.
CGCCGCAGCGCGACGGGCAACTGCTCGGCAAGGTGTCGTTCATGCCGCAGCGCGACCTGCTCTTTCCATGGCGCACCGTGCTCGACAACGCGATCCTCGCGCTCGAGGTGGAAGGCGTGCCGCGCAAGGAGGCGCGCGACCGTGCACGTGCGATGCTGCCGGAGTTCGGCCTCACCGGTTTCGCCGACCACTACCCGCACCAGCTCTCCGGTGGCATGCGCCAGCGGGTGGCGCTGATGCGCACCTTTCTGTTCGAGCGCGACCTGCTGCTGCTCGACGAGCCCTTCGGCGCGCTCGACGCACTGACGCGCACGCGCATGCAGCACTGGCTGCTTGAGCTCTGGGCGCGCCACCGCCGCACCGTGCTTTTCATCACCCACGACATCGACGAAGCCATCGTGCTGGGTGACAAGGTGCTGGTGATGACCGCGCGCCCCGGCACCGTCAAGAGCGAGACGGTGATCGACCTGCCGCGGCCGCGCGACCCGTCGATCGTGCTGTCGCCCGCGTTCATCGACATCAAGCAGCGGCTGCTGGCCGAGATCGAGGAAGAAAGCCAGAAGACCTTCGCGCAGGAGGGCACCGCCTCGTGACGGCCTCGCCCCAGCGTGCGCTCGCCACGACGGTGCTGGCCTTCGTCGGCCTCGCGTTGGTGTGGGAGGCGTGCGTGCACGCCTTCGCGCCATCGCCGCGCTATCTGCCGGCGCTCAGCGCCATCGCGCTGGACGCGTGGTCGGTCTGGCCGCAACTCATACGCAGCTTCGGCCGCACGCTGCTCGAGACGGTGCTCGGCTTCGCGCTGGGCGCGCTTTTCGGCTGTGCCTGCGGCACCGTCTTCACCTACTCGCGCTGGATGGAGCGCTCGGTGTTCCCGCTCTTCGTGGTGTCGCAGACGGTGCCCGTGGTGGCCTTCGGCGCGCTCATCGTCATCTGGTTCGGCAACTCGCTGCTGGCCAAGGTCATGACGGCCTTCTTCCTCACCTTCTTCCCCGTCACGGTGAACACCCTGCGCGGCCTCAAGTCCTGCGACCCGCAGCGCGTGGCACTGATGAAGAGCTTCGGCGCGAGCGGGTTGGTGATGTTCTTCAAGCTGGCGGTGCCTTCGGCGCTGCCGCAGATCATGGTGGGCCTGCGCGTGGCCATCGGGCTGAGCCTGATCGGCTCGGTGGTGGGCGAGTGGTTCGGCGAGACCGTGGGCCTCGGCGTGATGCTGATGGAAGCCATGAACGCCGACCTGGTGGTGCGCCTCTGGGTCGTGATGTTCGCCTGCGGGCTGATGGGTGCGCTGCTCTACGGGGCGCTCACCTTCGTGGAAAGGAGGCTCGTATGGTGGCGCAGCGAAAGCTGATGACGCAGCGCGTGGTGCCGGTGCTGCTGAGCATCGTGGTGCTGCTCGTGGTGTGGGAAGGCGCGATCGCGCTGTTCAAGATCCCGCCTTTCGTGCTGCCGAGCCTCCACTCGATCGTGCGTCATGCCTATGGCGACACCGGCCGTCTTTCGGTGGCGCTCCTGGCCACGCTGGGCGAGGCGCTGGGTGGCTATGCGCTGGGCAACCTGCTCGGCCTGCTGCTGGCGGTGCTGTTGCTGCTCGCGCCGCCGCTGGAGCGCTTGGTGATGCCGCTGGCGGTGGCGGTGAATGCCGTGCCGACGGTGGCCTACGCGCCGCTCTTCCTGATCTGGTTCGGCCTGGGGGCGAGCTCGAAGGTGGCGCTGGTGGCGCTCGCCGTCGGCTTCACCATGCTCGTGAACGCGCTGCACGGCCTGAAGCAGGCCGACCTGTCGGCGGTGAACCTCATGCGCAGCTTCGGCGCGGGGCCGCTGAAGATCGTGTGGCGCCTGCGGCTGCCGGTGGCGATGCCCTCGGTGGTCACGGCGCTGCGCATCGGCGTGCCGCGCAGCATGATCGTCGCGATCGTCGGCGAGATGCTCGGCGCCTACGCCGGGCTCGGCCGGATGATCTACGAATCGACCCAGCAGGTCGACCTGCTGAGCGTGTGGGCGGCGGTGCTGGTCGCCTCGGTGGCGAGCATGGTGTTCTACGGTGTGCTGGTGTGGGTCGACCAGAAACTGGTGTGGTGGCGCTGATGACCTCGATGAAGACGAATCCCGCGGCCTACCCCGACACCGAAGCCGAACTGCGCGTGCAGCTTGCCGCCTGCTACCGGCTGGTGGCGCACTTCGGCATGGACGACCTCATCTACAACCACATCTCGGCACGTGTGCCGGGGCCGGAGCACCACTTCCTCATCAACCCCTACGGGCTGCTGTTCTCGGAAGTGACGGCGTCGTCGCTGGTGAAGATCGACCTCGACGGCCGCAAGGTCGATGCCACCGACGCCGAGGTCAACCAGGCCGGCTTCGTGATCCACAGCGCCATCCATGCGGGGCGGCCCGACGCGCTGTGCGTGCTGCACACCCATTCCGACGCCGGCACTGCCATCGCCGCGATGCCGAACGGCCTGGCACCGCTGAGCCAGTTCGCGATGCGCTACCAGGGGCACACCGCCTTCCACGACTACGAGGGCGTGGCGCTGGAAACCGGCGAGCGCGAGCGGCTGGTGCGCGACCTGGGGGCGCACAACACCCTGGTGCTGCGCAACCACGGCATCCTGACCGTGGGTCGGACGATCCCCGAGGCCTTCATCCTCATGTACTACTTCGAGAAGGCGGCCAAGGTGCAACTGCTCGCCCAGGGCGGCCTCGCGCCCGGTGAATCGCTGGTCTATCCGCGGCCCGAAGTGAGTGCGCTGGCGGCGCGCCAGTTCACCGAATTCGCCGGCGACATCCGGCCGCCCGGCACGCGCGAATGGCCCGCCTTCCTGCGCATGCTCGAGCGCACGCAACCCGACTACCGGCTCTGAGCGCCGGCGTCTTCTTTCAAACAGGAACCCGTTTCGACCATGCAACTCGAGAACCTCACCTCCTTCATCGGCACCGAAGTCAAAGGCATCGACCTGCGCCAGCCCGTGAGCGACGAAGACTTTGCCGTGCTGCGCGATGCGCTCAACCAGCGTTCGCTGCTGCTGTTTCGCGGCCAAAGCATCAATGAATCGCAGCACGTGGCTTTCTCGCGCCGATTCGGGTCGCTGCTGGGCCATGTGCTCACGCAGTTCCTGAAGAAGGAGCACCCGGAGGTGTACGTGCTGTCGAACGTGTCGGAGAACGGCAAGCCCATCGGCAACCACAAGGAAGGCTGGAACTGGCATTCCGACCTCTCGTACAAGGCCGAGCCCTCGATGGGCGCGCTGCTGTACGCACTGGAAGTGCCGCCGGTCGAAGGCGACACCTTCTTCGCGTCGATGCACGCCGCCTACGAGGCGCTCGACGACGACATGAAGGCCCGCATCCGCCACATGACCGCCACGCACAGCTACGCCAACTACTACGGCAAGGCCTTCGCCGACCGCAACCCGCTCACGCCCGAGCAACTGGCCGCCACGCCCGACGTGGTGCACCCGCTGGTGCGCACGCACCCCGAGACGGGGCGCCTGTCGCTCTACGTGGGCGAGGATGTGGTCAAGAAGATCGACGGGCTGCCCGCCGACGAAAGCACCGCGCTGCTCGCCGAGCTCAACGCGCACGCCATCTCGCCCGAATTCAGCTACCGCCACAAGTGGCTCGCGGGCGACCTGCTGGTGTGGGACAACCGCTGCACCATGCACCGCGCCACGCCGTACGACGACAACATGTACCGCCGCGTGATGCACCGCACCACCGTGGCCGGCGACCGGCCGTTCTGAACCGGCACCGAATCCGTCTCGACGACAACCACAAGAAAGAAGGCAACACACATGGAGTCCAACCCACCCGACATGGCGGAGCCCTCGGCACTGCGCGAGCGCCAGCGCGGCAAGGGCGCCACGCTCTCCGACGAACTCAAGGACACGCTCGAAGACCTGATCGTCAGCGGCGTGATGAAGCCCGGCGCGCGGCTCGACGAAGCCGAGCTGGCGGAGCGCTTCAAGGTGTCTCGCACGCCGGTGCGCGAAGCGCTCAAGGCGCTGGCCGCCACCGGCCTGGTCGACCTGCGCAGCCGCCAGGGCGGCGTGTGCGTGGCGCGCATCTCGCTGCCGATGCTCATCGAGATGTTCCAGATGATGGCCGTGATGGAGGGCCTGTGCGCCAAGTTCGCGGCGCGCCGCGCCACCGAGGCGCAGAAGCAGCGCCTGAACAGCCTGCACGAAGACCTGACCCGCATCCTCGCCTCCGGTGACCACTCGCGCTTCTACGACGTGAACCAGGATTTCCACGACGCGCTGTACGAAGCCTCGAACACCCAGTACCTGGCCGACCAGACGCGTGCGCTGCGCAAGCGCGTGCGCGTGTACCGCCGCTACGTCACCTTCCAGCCCGGCCGCATGAACGCGACCATCGGCGAGCACGGCGCCATCCTCGAAGCCATCACGCGCAACGACCCGAAGGCCGCGTTCAGCGCCGCCATCGACCACGTGAGCCTGCTCGAGGACGACATCGTCGACCTGGTCGCCGCGCTGACCGAACAGGACACCGGCGCCGCGTGACGCGCTCTTTCCCTTTCCCATTGACCCCGCATCGACAGACTGCATCCCAGGACATCACGCCATGAAACTCGAACTCGAAGGCAAGACCGTGCTCGTCACTGGTGCCTCCAAGGGCATCGGCCTGGCCGCCGCCCATGCATTCGCAGCCGAAGGCTGCCACCTGCAACTGGCCGCACGCGATGGCGCCGCGCTGGCTGCCGCGAAGGAAGCCATCGAAAAGACCCATGCGGTGCGCGTGCAGATCCATCCGATGGATCTGGCCGCGCCCGGTGCCATGGCACAGCTCGCCGAAGCGGCCGGGCACATCGACATCCTCGTGAACAACGCAGGCGACATTCCCTCGGGCCCGATCGAGTCGCTCGACTTCGCCGCCGTGCGCCGCGGCTTCCAGCTCAAGGTGCTGGGCTACATGGAGCTCAGCCAGATCTACTACGCACGCATGAAGGCCGCGGGCGGCGGCGTGATCGTCAACGACATCGGCAACTCCGGCGAGAACTGGGACGCCAACTACATCGCCGGCTCCACCGGCAACGCAGCCGTCATGGCCTTCACCCGCGCCCTCGGTGGCGTGAGCCTGGACGACGGCATTCGCGTGGTCGGCGTGAACCCCGGCCCGGTGGCCACCGACCGCATGGTCAAGCTCATGAAGCGCCGCGCGCTCGACACCCACGGCGACGAAGGCCGCTGGGAAGAGCTGTTCGACAACTACCCGGGCGGCCGTCCTGCCACGCCGGAGGAGGTCGCC
Coding sequences within:
- a CDS encoding ABC transporter ATP-binding protein; translation: MPHEVTPPAAAGAAGAVPMLELVNVWKRFGEAPAQTVAVSGVNLQIAKSEFVTLVGPSGCGKSTLFNMIAGLLPPDSDGSLLFGGAPQRDGQLLGKVSFMPQRDLLFPWRTVLDNAILALEVEGVPRKEARDRARAMLPEFGLTGFADHYPHQLSGGMRQRVALMRTFLFERDLLLLDEPFGALDALTRTRMQHWLLELWARHRRTVLFITHDIDEAIVLGDKVLVMTARPGTVKSETVIDLPRPRDPSIVLSPAFIDIKQRLLAEIEEESQKTFAQEGTAS
- a CDS encoding TauD/TfdA dioxygenase family protein yields the protein MQLENLTSFIGTEVKGIDLRQPVSDEDFAVLRDALNQRSLLLFRGQSINESQHVAFSRRFGSLLGHVLTQFLKKEHPEVYVLSNVSENGKPIGNHKEGWNWHSDLSYKAEPSMGALLYALEVPPVEGDTFFASMHAAYEALDDDMKARIRHMTATHSYANYYGKAFADRNPLTPEQLAATPDVVHPLVRTHPETGRLSLYVGEDVVKKIDGLPADESTALLAELNAHAISPEFSYRHKWLAGDLLVWDNRCTMHRATPYDDNMYRRVMHRTTVAGDRPF
- a CDS encoding SDR family oxidoreductase gives rise to the protein MKLELEGKTVLVTGASKGIGLAAAHAFAAEGCHLQLAARDGAALAAAKEAIEKTHAVRVQIHPMDLAAPGAMAQLAEAAGHIDILVNNAGDIPSGPIESLDFAAVRRGFQLKVLGYMELSQIYYARMKAAGGGVIVNDIGNSGENWDANYIAGSTGNAAVMAFTRALGGVSLDDGIRVVGVNPGPVATDRMVKLMKRRALDTHGDEGRWEELFDNYPGGRPATPEEVAELMVFLASPRAGYITGTVVTIDGGIAARGSIIKTSKKAMAAEQARKVAA
- a CDS encoding class II aldolase/adducin family protein, which codes for MKTNPAAYPDTEAELRVQLAACYRLVAHFGMDDLIYNHISARVPGPEHHFLINPYGLLFSEVTASSLVKIDLDGRKVDATDAEVNQAGFVIHSAIHAGRPDALCVLHTHSDAGTAIAAMPNGLAPLSQFAMRYQGHTAFHDYEGVALETGERERLVRDLGAHNTLVLRNHGILTVGRTIPEAFILMYYFEKAAKVQLLAQGGLAPGESLVYPRPEVSALAARQFTEFAGDIRPPGTREWPAFLRMLERTQPDYRL
- a CDS encoding ABC transporter permease, whose translation is MTASPQRALATTVLAFVGLALVWEACVHAFAPSPRYLPALSAIALDAWSVWPQLIRSFGRTLLETVLGFALGALFGCACGTVFTYSRWMERSVFPLFVVSQTVPVVAFGALIVIWFGNSLLAKVMTAFFLTFFPVTVNTLRGLKSCDPQRVALMKSFGASGLVMFFKLAVPSALPQIMVGLRVAIGLSLIGSVVGEWFGETVGLGVMLMEAMNADLVVRLWVVMFACGLMGALLYGALTFVERRLVWWRSES
- a CDS encoding GntR family transcriptional regulator, which produces MESNPPDMAEPSALRERQRGKGATLSDELKDTLEDLIVSGVMKPGARLDEAELAERFKVSRTPVREALKALAATGLVDLRSRQGGVCVARISLPMLIEMFQMMAVMEGLCAKFAARRATEAQKQRLNSLHEDLTRILASGDHSRFYDVNQDFHDALYEASNTQYLADQTRALRKRVRVYRRYVTFQPGRMNATIGEHGAILEAITRNDPKAAFSAAIDHVSLLEDDIVDLVAALTEQDTGAA
- a CDS encoding ABC transporter permease, whose amino-acid sequence is MVAQRKLMTQRVVPVLLSIVVLLVVWEGAIALFKIPPFVLPSLHSIVRHAYGDTGRLSVALLATLGEALGGYALGNLLGLLLAVLLLLAPPLERLVMPLAVAVNAVPTVAYAPLFLIWFGLGASSKVALVALAVGFTMLVNALHGLKQADLSAVNLMRSFGAGPLKIVWRLRLPVAMPSVVTALRIGVPRSMIVAIVGEMLGAYAGLGRMIYESTQQVDLLSVWAAVLVASVASMVFYGVLVWVDQKLVWWR